From Aptenodytes patagonicus chromosome 1, bAptPat1.pri.cur, whole genome shotgun sequence, one genomic window encodes:
- the SPICE1 gene encoding spindle and centriole-associated protein 1 — MSLLRGPRLRGAGRKGPRKPPAAVRRDWDSTVHDLTVHRATPEDILRRHEIHKSKNKALAHLELQERALKRKWKKQKQPAADSLEKRKLTLMREILSDQYHLQDVLERSDQVMAVAKDLFGDVPRTRTGFPNVTMAPNCDLESSQGPIVQKCDPPTQLSILSESVMDSQALNEVEEEALSIYQSEDGHHDSLNFKSSINSDRLLRLLREENSLVNSQLWAEKDMRKATLSQESNVPLTPTTVSPSLDQSALNATNVVKRIHSRPQNEGEEETADSAYTVRQVLNPKSRNQKQIAAKMKRKQTAQNSARQKRDDSPANSVPIDLRRDNKSSLDVLNHMIRELEHELEEYERCTGREVQKTERSEGLTGFTLSLVNALCRLMRYLKESEMQLCEKEVMRQQHEEMLNEHRELIDALTAEILLVREENVTMQKKLQQYMTVTDKQLISLTQAFKGLPLVEPRREQSPNHFGTASKGPVNGQEKTDLSYSEPRTDAGNKENMLKFPQEELPFKFPPRPGASGGAASGRSLPAHVFQPAVLLSPPRQKSSQELSALHNVFTAISQSPENTEREPCKERSSPSSLRTQSITEENCVISQRQPIPPADKDLESSHEKISLSCPGDTRKNSTAEELFQNGDLLGQIAELTRQNSLIKAQLSKFRGFSEDTSDCLHQPDPIGNANSGPDFSQGQTHLVVSKSLEERIAELNRQSAEARDKLLQLIDQQKLAAADTVPPMISSVLPPSLNYSENARRTIEVSIPVAVAMDSSKEDSVSPASMTSIRRSVGDSSKPCSPLSATSESVQLTPVSQRPKVEKQKEEGWFALSMHIM; from the exons ATGTCGCTGCTGCGGGGGCCGCGGCTCCGCGGCGCCGGCAGGAAGGGTCCCAGGAAGCCGCCGGCGGCGGTTAGGCGGGACTGGGAC AGTACCGTCCATGATTTGACAGTCCACCGTGCAACTCCTGAGGATATT CTGCGTCGCCATGAAATACACAAATCAAAAAACAAAGCACTGGCGCATCTGGAACTGCAAGAGagagcactgaaaagaaaatggaagaagcaaAAACAACCGGCTGCTGATTCCTTGGAGAAAAGGAAATTGACTCTGATGCGTGAG ATTCTGTCTGATCAATACCATTTGCAAGATGTATTGGAACGATCTGATCAGGTTATGGCTGTGGCAAAAGACTTGTTTGGGGATGTTCCTCGCACGCGAACAG GTTTCCCTAATGTAACAATGGCTCCTAACTGTGACCTAGAATCATCTCAAGGACCCATTGTACAAAAATGTGATCCTCCCACTCAGCTTTCCATCCTCAGTGAATCTGTCATGGATTCCCAG GCTCTTAATGAAGTTGAAGAGGAAGCATTATCAATCTATCAATCAGAAGATGGACACCATGACTCTTTGAATTTCAAATCCAGCATAAATTCTGACAG GCTACTTCGGTTATTGAGAGAAGAAAATTCTTTGGTGAATTCTCAGTTGTGGGCTGAAAAGGATATGAGAAAAGCTACCTTGTCACAGGAATCAAATGTGCCTTTGACTCCAACAACTGTTTCTCCATCACTGGATCAGTCAG CCCTCAATGCTACCAATGTAGTCAAGAGAATCCATTCAAGACCTCagaatgaaggcgaagaagagaCTGCAGATTCCGCTTACACTGTGAGACAAGTGCTGAACCCGAAGTCAAGGAATCAAAAGCAAATTGCAGCAAAAA tgaaaagaaaacaaactgcacagAACTCTGCAAGACAGAAGAGAGATGATTCTCCAGCTAATTCAGTCCCCATTGACCTTCGGAGGGACAACAAATCCAGCCTAGATGTTCTCAACCACATGATACGTGAACTGGAGCATGAATTGGAGGAATATGAGCGATGTACAGGTCGTGAGGTTCAAAAAACTGAGAGAAGTGAAGGCCTCACCGGGTTTACCTTGTCACTGGTGAACGCTCTCTGTCGTTTGATGCGCTACCTCAAAGAG agtGAAATGCAGCTGTGTGAGAAAGAGGTGATGAGGCAGCAGCATGAGGAGATGTTGAATGAACACAGAGAACTGATTGATGCTCTGACTGCAGAAATACTTCTGGTGAGGGAAGAAAATGTTACTATGCAG AAGAAGCTTCAGCAGTACATGACGGTAACAGATAAACAGCTGATCTCTCTCACACAAGCATTTAAAGGCCTCCCTTTGGTAGAACCTAGAAGAGAACAAAGTCCAAACCATTTTGGAACTGCAAGCAAAGGTCCAGTGAATGGCCAAG aaaaaactGATTTGAGCTATTCTGAGCCCAGGACTGATGCAGGCAACAAGGAGAATATGCTGAAATTCCCACAGGAAGAACTTCCTTTCAAGTTTCCCCCGAGGCCAGGTGCCTCAGGTGGTGCGGCATCAGGTAGAAGCTTGCCAGCTCACGTTTTCCAGCCAGCTGTACTGTTGTCACCACCTCGCCAGAAGAGCAGTCAGGAATTGTCTGCCCTCCACAATG TGTTTACAGCCATTTCTCAGTCAcctgaaaacactgaaagagaGCCATGCAAGGAAAGGAGCTCACCTTCCTCCCTGAGAACACAGAGCATAACTGAAGAAAACTGTGTCATCTCTCAAAGGCAACCAATTCCTCCTGCAGACAAAGACTTGGAGAGTTCCCACGAGAAAATCAGTCTGTCCTGCCCAGGTGACACTAGAAAAAACAGCACAGctgaagaattatttcaaaatggTGATCTGCTGGGACAGATAGCTGAGCTCACACGGCAGAACTCTCTAATTAAAGCTCAGCTGAGCAAATTTAGGGGCTTCTCTGAAGACACAAGTGACTGCCTACATCAGCCAGACCCAATAGGAAATGCAAATTCTGGTCCAGACTTTTCACAAGGACAG ACTCATCTTGTGGTATCGAAGAGCTTGGAGGAAAGAATAGCAGAGCTGAATCGTCAGAGTGCAGAAGCACGTGATAAACTGTTGCAGCTAATAGACCAGCAGAAATTAGCTGCTGCCGATACGGTCCCCCCGATGATATCTTCTGTTCTGCCCCCATCCCTAAATTATTCTG AAAATGCAAGAAGGACAATTGAAGTATCTATTCCCGTGGCAGTTGCTATGGACAGCTCCAAAGAAGACAGTGTTTCCCCTGCCAGTATGACCAGTATAAGAAG GTCTGTAGGAGACTCTAGCAAACCTTGTTCACCCCTGAGTGCCACGTCAGAAAGTGTGCAATTAACTCCTGTCAGCCAAAGACCAAAG gtggaaaagcagaaagaagaaggCTGGTTTGCATTGTCAATGCACATTATGTAA